DNA sequence from the Malus domestica chromosome 06, GDT2T_hap1 genome:
GGAAGATTAATAAATTGAACAAACCGATAGTTGATTTTATTTGATCAAGATACGTTATTAGTAAATGAGATATggtctttctttttgtttgagtTGTACTTCATTTAGCTCGACTACAGAGAATGGTTCTCTTCCCTCCTATTCCCATCTCCTTCCCTCCCCTCCTCTaacatattgttttttgtcttattatctatataaaaaaatcaatataagatgttgacgtggctaAACCGTAACTGTTCAAATAGGAGgagatggaaagggagagagattaAGATGGGAGAGAATCTTCCTCCCTCGACTACAAGCAACACGCATCATTTGAGGGAAAGCACATTAGCTCATAAATAATGTTATGGATATGATGAAATCTTAGTCTTAGGCAAaaattagttcattgttcaAAGTACAAGAAGCTTTACTTCAGTCACACCCATTCACTAATTGACCCCGATTTTGGTCCATTTCCTTTAATTAAACTTATCTTATTAAGTTAAACACATATTAAACAAAGCAAACTCAGCTGATTAGTCCCTTAATCATGTTTCCCATTTACATGAATAGAGGATAATCCTTTCCTGAAAACCCCTCCTCCCACCAACCAGAGCTTCCTCCCGTTTCACCCCCCTTTATAAATCCCCTTCACTaccctctatctctctctctctctctctaaacatcATAACTCTACTCTGTTTTCCATGGCTTCTGCTCTGTTTCTAATACTCTGTTGCATCACGCACTTCTCCCTTTCATCCTCACAACCACTCTTTCTCCCTCTAACGCACAGACTCTCCCAAACCCAATTCAACAGTACCCCCAACCTTCTCAAGTCCACCTCAGCGCGCTCCGCCGTGCGCTTCCACCACCACCATAACCGCCACCACTACCACCGCAAAACCAACCAAGTCTCCCTCCCCCTCACCCCCGGCAGCGACTACACTCTCTCCTTCACTCTCAACTCCAACCCTCCCCAACCCATCTCCCTCTACATGGACACCGGCAGCGACCTCGTCTGGTTCCCCTGCTCCCCCTTCGAATGCATTCTCTGCGAAGGCAAACCCAACTCCACAACCCCTCCTCCCAAAATTCCACCCACCGCTGCTGTCCCATGTGACGCCACCTCCTGCTCTGCCGCCCACTCATCCCTCTCCTCCGCCGACCTCTGCGCCATCTCCCGCTGCCCTCTCGACTCCATTGAAATCTCGGAATGCTCCTCCTTCACCTGCCCGCCCTTCTACTACGCCTACGCCGATGGAAGCTTCATAGCCAAGCTCTACAAGCACAGCTTATCAATACCCATGTCGTCTCCTTCTCTCGTTCTTCGAAACTTCACTTTTGGGTGTTCCCGTTCTGCCCTCGGCGAGCCGATTGGGGTGGCCGGGTTCGGACGCGGTTTGCTTTCTCTACCGGCCCAGTTATCCACCACCTCCCCCCACCTCGCCACCCAATTTTCATACTGC
Encoded proteins:
- the LOC103437081 gene encoding probable aspartyl protease At4g16563; the protein is MASALFLILCCITHFSLSSSQPLFLPLTHRLSQTQFNSTPNLLKSTSARSAVRFHHHHNRHHYHRKTNQVSLPLTPGSDYTLSFTLNSNPPQPISLYMDTGSDLVWFPCSPFECILCEGKPNSTTPPPKIPPTAAVPCDATSCSAAHSSLSSADLCAISRCPLDSIEISECSSFTCPPFYYAYADGSFIAKLYKHSLSIPMSSPSLVLRNFTFGCSRSALGEPIGVAGFGRGLLSLPAQLSTTSPHLATQFSYCLVSHSFDQDRVRRPSPLILGPYDQKQKRLGDAGVGSESVEYVYTSMLDNPKHPYFYSVGLAGVSVGKRVFPAPETLKRVDENGNGGIVVDSGTTFTMLPQRFYNSLVAEFDRRVGRVHKRATQIEEQTGLGPCYYYDKVVEVPSVALHFVGNKSSVALPRRNYFYKFVDGGDGAGRKRKKVGCWMLMNGGDEAENSGGPGGVLGNYQQQGFEVVYDLEKHRVGFAKRQCGLLWDSLNQL